In a genomic window of Streptomyces sp. NBC_01142:
- a CDS encoding helix-turn-helix transcriptional regulator: MTADHTEPEPSDSLRAFGAAFKTFRKHAGYTQESLAPKVRYSPSFLGSIEQGRRFPPKPLIDRAEAELEAFGVLRAMARHLSRNPGLASWFRQWAGLEALAISLDTYECRLVPGLLQTEAYARTLFENQVPMLSDDQVEAQLEARQERQRLLRERPNTAFSFVLDEHLFLRRTGGIDVTRELLDHVLALGGLRNVEIQLMPLVREVHAGLGGPLRLLETPENQWFGYCEGQESGQFVSDPKVISVLQMRYAKLRSQALTPEDSVGLLERLRGAL; encoded by the coding sequence ATGACGGCCGACCACACCGAACCCGAACCGTCCGACAGCCTGAGGGCGTTCGGCGCTGCGTTCAAGACCTTCCGCAAGCACGCGGGATACACGCAGGAGTCACTGGCCCCCAAGGTGCGGTACTCGCCGAGTTTCCTCGGCTCGATCGAGCAGGGCAGACGCTTCCCTCCGAAGCCGCTGATCGACCGGGCCGAGGCCGAACTGGAGGCGTTCGGTGTGCTGCGGGCGATGGCCCGGCATCTGTCGCGCAATCCGGGGCTGGCGTCGTGGTTCCGCCAGTGGGCGGGGCTGGAGGCGTTGGCGATCAGCCTCGACACGTACGAATGCCGGTTGGTTCCCGGCCTGTTGCAGACGGAGGCGTATGCGCGGACGCTGTTCGAGAACCAGGTGCCGATGCTGTCCGACGACCAGGTCGAGGCGCAACTGGAGGCACGCCAGGAGCGTCAGCGCCTGCTCAGAGAGAGGCCGAACACCGCGTTCAGCTTCGTCCTCGACGAGCATCTCTTCCTGCGCCGCACCGGCGGGATCGACGTCACCCGCGAGCTCCTGGACCATGTCCTCGCTCTCGGCGGGCTGCGGAACGTCGAGATCCAGCTGATGCCCCTGGTACGAGAGGTGCACGCCGGTTTGGGTGGCCCCTTGCGGCTGCTGGAGACCCCGGAGAACCAGTGGTTCGGCTACTGCGAGGGCCAGGAAAGCGGCCAGTTCGTCTCCGACCCGAAAGTGATCAGCGTGCTCCAGATGCGGTATGCGAAAC
- a CDS encoding ATP-binding protein, translated as MPAQTKPQNPQTPVTVRMFTQRFSSTRLGARLARHLAVQQLDGWGIPYGTDLSDAAALIVAELAANAVTHGRVPGRDFELRLTLTDDTLRIEVSDARAEKRPREVTPDGESGRGLLLVAAFADRWSVLDRVPVGKTVRAEIALPRRAHR; from the coding sequence ATGCCTGCTCAGACGAAGCCTCAGAACCCTCAAACCCCCGTCACCGTACGTATGTTCACACAACGGTTCAGCTCCACGCGCCTCGGTGCTCGTCTCGCCCGGCATCTGGCCGTGCAGCAGCTCGACGGCTGGGGGATTCCGTACGGCACCGACCTCTCCGACGCCGCCGCCCTCATCGTTGCCGAGCTCGCCGCGAACGCCGTGACCCACGGGCGCGTTCCCGGGCGGGACTTCGAGTTGAGGCTGACGCTGACGGACGACACCCTGAGGATCGAGGTCTCCGACGCGCGCGCCGAGAAGCGTCCGCGGGAGGTGACACCCGACGGGGAGTCGGGGCGCGGGCTCCTCCTGGTTGCCGCGTTCGCCGACCGGTGGAGCGTGCTCGATCGGGTGCCCGTCGGCAAGACCGTACGTGCGGAGATCGCACTGCCGCGCCGAGCTCACCGCTAA
- a CDS encoding protein phosphatase: MRTRRKEGNVPEPRSRWDEITTGLWMGGHVWADAEQGHQDVVVDREFDVVISLYTREGHGPPEGVEHHIARIPDDWLTAEEIDRVRRLAVVAADAVRARRTVLVRCYSGYNRSGLVAAQTLIELGHDSSGAIDRVRLRRSPWALRNPAFEQYLTTGLDVASLLTGLEPPP; the protein is encoded by the coding sequence GTGAGAACACGCCGCAAAGAGGGCAACGTACCGGAGCCGCGGTCGCGCTGGGACGAGATCACGACGGGCCTCTGGATGGGCGGACACGTCTGGGCGGACGCCGAGCAGGGTCACCAGGACGTCGTCGTGGACCGCGAGTTCGATGTGGTGATCAGCCTGTACACCAGGGAGGGCCACGGCCCTCCCGAGGGCGTGGAGCACCACATCGCCCGCATCCCCGACGACTGGCTGACCGCGGAGGAGATCGACCGCGTGCGCCGGCTGGCCGTGGTCGCCGCCGATGCCGTACGCGCCAGGCGCACCGTTCTGGTGCGCTGCTACTCCGGCTACAACCGGTCCGGTCTGGTGGCCGCGCAAACGCTGATCGAGCTGGGCCACGACAGCTCGGGGGCGATCGACCGGGTCAGACTGCGACGTTCCCCGTGGGCGCTGCGCAATCCCGCCTTCGAGCAGTACCTCACGACGGGACTGGACGTCGCCTCGCTGCTGACCGGCCTGGAGCCGCCCCCCTGA